The following is a genomic window from Actinomadura sp. WMMB 499.
CACCGCCGAGTACTACGCGCAGCGGGCCGGGGCCGGGCTGATCGTGTCCGAGGGGATCTGGCCGAACCTGCTCGGCAAGGGCGGGCCGGGCATCCCCGGCCTGGTGACGGACGCGCAGGTCGCCGGGTGGCGGACGGTGACCGGCGCCGTCCACGCGGCGGCGCGGGCGGATCTTCGCGCAGCTCTGGCACGTCGGCGGATGACGCACCCGCTGACCCTGCCGGACGGTGCGGCGCCCGTCGCACCGTCGGCCGTCCGGATCGGGTCGGAGCCGATCTTCACGCGGGACGGGCTCGTCCCGCACGTCACCGCCGCGCCGCTGACCACCGCCGAGGCCGAGACGACGGTCGCCGACTTCGCGAACGAGGCGCGGGCGGCGATCCGGGCCGGGTTCGACGGCGTCGAGGTGCACGGGGCGAACGGGTACCTGATCCAGCAGTTCCTCGCCGAGAACACGAACCGGCGCACCGACCGCTTCGGCGGCTCCCGGACGGGACGGCTGCGGTTCGCGCTCGACGCCGTCGAGGCCGTCGCCGACGCGATCGGGCCGGAACGCGTGGGCCTGCGGATCTCGCCCGGCAACCCGGAGAACGAGATCGCCGAGGAGGACCCGCAGGGCACCTACCGGACGCTCGTGGACGCGCTCGAACCGCGCGGGCTCGCGTACCTGCACGTGATCGAGCGCGGCGCGTACGGGGCGCTCGCCGACCTGCGGCCGCGCTGGTCGGGCACCCTGATCGGCAACTTCAACGGGCCCGAGCCGACCACGCGGCGGGCCGGGGAGGAGGCCGTGGCGGCCGGCCTCGCGGACGTCTTCTCGTTCGGCCGCCTGTTCATCTCCAACCCCGACCTGCCGGCGCGGTTCGCCGCGGATGCCCCGCTCGCGGCGCACGACCCCGCGCTGATCTACGGGGGCGGCGCCGAGGGCTACACCGACTACCCGGCGCTGGTCCCGACGTACTGATCGGCGAACGCGCCGGACGGTTCGATGGGCGTGATGACGTCGATCAGCACGCCGTCCGGGTCGGCCACGATGAAGTGCCGCTGCCCGAAGTCCTCGTCGCGCAGGGGGAGTTCGGGCGGCCGGCCGCCGCGGACGACGATCCGGTCCCATTCGGCGTCGACGTCCTCGACCTCGAAGTTGAGCAGCAGCCCCCGGACGGGCGCGCGGTACGCCGCGGGGAGCGTCGGGTGCCCGTGGTCGAGGAGCGCCAGCTCGTATGCGGGCGGGCCGAGGCGCCGGAGGCTGACGTACCAGTCGGCCTCGAAGGTCGGCTCGAACCCGAGCAGACCGGTGTAGAAGTCCCGGGATTCCCGCAGCCGGGAGGTGCAGATCACCGGATAGAAGCTGGTCAGGCGCATGGCGGACTCCTTTGACATACCGATGGTATGTGACGGTACGCTATTCACGTACCATCGGTATGTCAACAAGGGGGCGCGATGGACGGCGGCGCGCGGAGCAGGCGGCGCGAGCAGACCCGGCGGACGCTGCTGCGGGAGGGCCGGCGGCTCTTCGCCGAACGCGGCTACGGCGCGGTCGGCCTCGCGGAGATCGTGGCGGCCGCCGGAGTGACCAAGGGCGCGCTCTACCACCACTTCGACGGGAAGGGCGACCTGTTCCGCGCGGTCCTGGCGGAGGTGCAGGGCGAGGTGGCGGCGCGGGTCGCCGCGACGGCCGACGCCGAGGACGATGCGTGGGCACAGCTCCTCGCCGGGTGCCGGGCGTTCCTGACCGCGAGCACCGCCCCGGACGTCCAGCGCGTCATGCTCGTCGACGGACCGGCGGTGCTCGGGTGGAGCGAGTGGCGCGCGATGGACGAGGCCGCGTCGGCGCGGCACCTCACGGACGCGCTGACCGGCCTCGTCGAGCGGGGGACGATCGCGCCGCGCCCGGTCGAGCCCCTCGCGCGCCTGCTGTCGGGGGCGATGAACGAGGCGGCGCTGTGGCTCGCCGGTTCCGCGCGCCCGGACCGCGACCTGGACGACGCGTGGGCCGCGCTCGCGCGGATGCTGGAGGCGTTCCGCGCGGAGTGATCAGGCGCGCGCCGGACGGGGCGTCAGGCGGGGCGTCAGGCGGGGCGTCAGGCGGGGACGTCCCAGAAGGCCAGCTCGTGGCGCATGCCCTCGAGGAAGAAGCGTTCGGCGCGCTCCGGGTCGGCGCCCGACTCGTCGATCATCTGGGCGCAGCGGCGGGTGAGGGCGGCGAAGTCGGGGTCGGCGTAGGTGTCGACCCAGCGGCGGTAGCGGGGCTCGGCGGGCGGGTTCTCGGCGAGGCGCAGGCCGAGGGTCGAATATCCCCACATGCACGGGTAGAGGGCGGCGAGGCCGTCGGCGTAGGAGGCGGCGCTCTCCAGCAGGAACCCGCTGTAGGCGGCGCACGCCGGGCCCTTCTTCGCCCCCTCGAGGTCCGCGCCGAACTCCGCCGACAGCGACCGGTGCAGCTCCAGCTCGTCGTGCAGGGTGGAGTGCGCGAGGTCGACGAGGTCGCCCAGGTGCGCGTCCGGGGCCTGCCAGGCGAGGCGGGCGAACACGCGCGTGTAGTCGAGCAGGTAGAGGTAGTCCTGCTCGAGCCAGGAGCGGAACACCGCCTCGTCGAGGTCGCCGCGGGCGATGCCCGCCACGGTCGGGTGCCGAAGCTGCTCCTCGACCAGGGGCAGGCCGAGTTCCTCCAGGTGCGCCGCGAGACTCATGCCCGGATTGTCCCATGTGCGGGAAAGATCAGGGCCCCGCCGGGCGCTGCGGCCCGGCGGGGCCCTGATCGAGCGCCGATGTGCGGGTCGCCTCTCGGCGAAAGGCACAACACGGCTCCAGCCGAACGGTATTCCGTGAAGGCTATAGGTGAGGCCCGGGGACACCAGGCACATCGGCTGTCTTGTAGAACCGACGGGACCCCCGCGATTGTTCCCGGCGATCCGGACGACTTCGCGATCGGCCCGGCGGCGACCGTCCCGTCCGGGCCCGAACGGCCCCGAACGGCCCCGAACGGCCCCGAACGGCCCCGGAGGATCGCCGAAGGCCCGGCGGCACGGCCGGAATGCCTGCACAATACTGCGGGTGGCAAGGAAGTCGCGGGCGGTGCCCCACGAACGGGACGCCGAGCTGAGCCGAGCCCTGCGCGCCGCCCAGGACGGCGACGAGGCGTCCTTCCGGCTGCTCTACCGCGACACGCAACCCCGGCTGATCCGGTTCGCCGCCGCGCTCGTCGGCGCCGACGCCGAGGACGTGACGTCGGAGGCGTGGCTGCAGATCGCGCGCGACCTGCCCGGTTTCCGCGGCGACCTGGACGGGTTCCGCGGCTGGACCGCGACGATCACCCGGCACCGGGCGCTGGACCAG
Proteins encoded in this region:
- a CDS encoding alkene reductase, with translation MSDLLRPHTGPHLTLPNRVAMAPMTRGRADDATGVPHPLTAEYYAQRAGAGLIVSEGIWPNLLGKGGPGIPGLVTDAQVAGWRTVTGAVHAAARADLRAALARRRMTHPLTLPDGAAPVAPSAVRIGSEPIFTRDGLVPHVTAAPLTTAEAETTVADFANEARAAIRAGFDGVEVHGANGYLIQQFLAENTNRRTDRFGGSRTGRLRFALDAVEAVADAIGPERVGLRISPGNPENEIAEEDPQGTYRTLVDALEPRGLAYLHVIERGAYGALADLRPRWSGTLIGNFNGPEPTTRRAGEEAVAAGLADVFSFGRLFISNPDLPARFAADAPLAAHDPALIYGGGAEGYTDYPALVPTY
- a CDS encoding VOC family protein, which encodes MRLTSFYPVICTSRLRESRDFYTGLLGFEPTFEADWYVSLRRLGPPAYELALLDHGHPTLPAAYRAPVRGLLLNFEVEDVDAEWDRIVVRGGRPPELPLRDEDFGQRHFIVADPDGVLIDVITPIEPSGAFADQYVGTSAG
- a CDS encoding TetR/AcrR family transcriptional regulator, which produces MDGGARSRRREQTRRTLLREGRRLFAERGYGAVGLAEIVAAAGVTKGALYHHFDGKGDLFRAVLAEVQGEVAARVAATADAEDDAWAQLLAGCRAFLTASTAPDVQRVMLVDGPAVLGWSEWRAMDEAASARHLTDALTGLVERGTIAPRPVEPLARLLSGAMNEAALWLAGSARPDRDLDDAWAALARMLEAFRAE
- a CDS encoding TenA family protein translates to MSLAAHLEELGLPLVEEQLRHPTVAGIARGDLDEAVFRSWLEQDYLYLLDYTRVFARLAWQAPDAHLGDLVDLAHSTLHDELELHRSLSAEFGADLEGAKKGPACAAYSGFLLESAASYADGLAALYPCMWGYSTLGLRLAENPPAEPRYRRWVDTYADPDFAALTRRCAQMIDESGADPERAERFFLEGMRHELAFWDVPA